One window of Oncorhynchus masou masou isolate Uvic2021 chromosome 28, UVic_Omas_1.1, whole genome shotgun sequence genomic DNA carries:
- the morn3 gene encoding MORN repeat-containing protein 3, whose product MPHLKKPRKVEPLSKLWDRKAQKCGLRHTVYSVNGDEYTGDWLDSKKHGKGTQIWKKAGAIYDGDWKYGKRDGYGTYSKLLSVTNEYSREYSGGWENDKKHGFGTYFYSDTACYEGEWSEDQKSGWGRMYYDNGDIYEGEWLKNKHHGQGMLRLANENRYEGNWKYGKKNGHGKFFYLDKGQLYEGFWVDGVAKCGTVSDFGRAEAPTPTIYPIPKVHLLDVRSVLMETQSTFHSE is encoded by the exons ATGCCTCATCTGAAGAAACCTCGAAAAGTGGAGCCCCTGTCAAAATTATGGGACAGAAAGGCACAAAAGTGTGGACTGCGACACACTGTTTATTCAGTCAATGGAGATGAATACACCGGGGATTGGCTGGACAGCAAGAAGCATG GCAAAGGAACTCAAATTTGGAAGAAGGCCGGGGCCATTTATGATGGAGACTGGAAATATGGCAAACGTGATGGATATGGGACCTACAGCAAACTCCTGTCTGTAACCAATGAATATTCAAGGGAATACTCAGGTGGATGGGAAAATGACAAAAAGCAT GGGTTTGGGACCTACTTCTACAGTGACACTGCATGCTATGAGGGAGAATGGAGTGAGGATCAGAAGAGTGGCTGGGGCAGGATGTATTATGACAATGGGGACATATATGAGGGAGAATGGCTGAAAAACAAACATCACGGACAGGGCATGCTTCGTCTCG CCAATGAAAACAGGTATGAAGGCAACTGGAAGTATGGGAAGAAGAATGGGCATGGAAAGTTCTTTTACCTGGACAAAGGTCAGCTTTATGAGGGCTTCTGGGTGGACGGAGTGGCCAAATGTGGAACAGTCTCTGACTTTGGAAGAGCTGAGGCACCAACACCAACAATATACCCAATTCCTAAG GTACATCTGTTGGATGTGAGATCAGTTTTAATGGAAACACAATCAACATTCCACAGTGAATAG
- the orai1b gene encoding calcium release-activated calcium channel protein 1, with product MSLNEHSLQALSWRKLYLSRAKLKASSRTSALLSGFAMVAMVEVQLDTSYPYPPGLLIAFSACTTVLVAVHLFALMVSTCILPNIEAVSNVHNLNSVKESPHERMHHHIELAWAFSTVIGTLLFLAEVVLLCWVKFLPIRPKNHNNGTISAGVAAAITSTSIMVPFGLIFIVFAVHFYRSLVSHKTDRQFQELEELSNLTRLQNELDGRGESHLQSPSSHFP from the exons ATGAGTCTGAACGAACATTCATTACAAGCACTGTCGTGGAGGAAGCTTTACTTGAGTCGAGCAAAACTGAAGGCTTCCAGTCGAACGTCTGCTCTACTGTCTGGGTTCGCTATG gTAGCAATGGTGGAGGTTCAGTTGGACACAAGCTACCCATACCCACCTGGTCTCCTCATTGCCTTCAGTGCCTGCACCACAGTGTTGGTGGCTGTTCACCTCTTTGCCCTGATGGTTAGTACCTGCATCCTGCCTAACATCGAGGCAGTCAGTAATGTTCACAACCTCAACTCGGTGAAGGAGTCTCCACATGAGAGAATGCACCACCACATAGAGCTGGCCTGGGCCTTCTCGACAGTCATTGGCACCCTGCTCTTCCTGGCTGAGGTGGTGCTCCTCTGCTGGGTCAAATTTTTACCCATTAGGCCTAAGAACCACAACAATGGGACCATATCTGCAGGTGTGGCTGCTGCcatcacctccacctccatcatGGTGCCTTTTGGCCTGATATTTATAGTCTTTGCTGTACATTTCTACCGTTCCCTTGTCAGccacaagacagacaggcagttcCAGGAGCTGGAGGAGTTATCCAACCTGACCAGGCTGCAGAATGAGCTGGACGGTAGAGGGGAGTCCCACTTGCAATCCCCCAGCTCTCATTTCCCATAA